TGCGCGGGTCGCAGGTCGTGGACTGCGAGCCGGCCGATCAGGTTCTGGAACAATTTCAACTGGGCGCGGCGCAGGGCATAACCAATCAGGTCATCCAGCGCGGAGTCCATCGGCGCCTGCGTGTCGGTACTGTCGGCCAGGGGCTCGGCAGCGGGTTCGGCAAGCTTGGAAGACTTGGCCATCGAAAGGTGCATCCTCAAGGTCAGTGATTAACAAGGCTATCCAGTTTGCCGAGGTTGCCGCGCGGTGGCTACGGTCGTATGGATTTTTTCTGATTCGCGGGTTCATTCAATCGGACCAAAAATTACAGGTAAATCGATTAATAGTTAATTGACATAACTAATATTCAAGGTTAGTTTTTGTTCATCTTCAGCCAAGAACAAGAGAGCACGCGCCATGAGCAATTACGAAGGTCGCTGGACAACCGTCAAGGTCGAGATCGAGGAGGGCATCGCCTGGGTCATCCTCAATCGCCCGGAAAAACGCAATGCCATGAGCCCGACCCTCAACCGCGAGATGATCGATGTGCTGGAGACCCTGGAACAGGACCCGGCCGCTGGCGTGCTGGTGCTGACTGGCGCTGGTGAAGCGTGGACCGCCGGCATGGACCTCAAGGAATATTTCCGCGAAGTGGACGCCGGGCCGGAAATCCTTCAGGAGAAGATCCGTCGCGAAGCCTCGCAATGGCAGTGGAAACTCCTGCGCATGTACGCCAAGCCCACCATCGCGATGGTCAACGGTTGGTGCTTCGGCGGCGGTTTCAGTCCGCTGGTGGCGTGCGACCTGGCGATCTGCGCCGACGAGGCGACGTTCGGCCTGTCGGAAATCAACTGGGGCATTCCGCCCGGCAACCTGGTCAGCAAGGCGATGGCCGACACCGTGGGGCATCGCCAGTCGCTGTACTACATCATGACCGGCAAGACGTTTGGCGGGCAGAAAGCCGCCGAAATGGGCCTGGTCAACGAAAGCGTGCCGTTGGCGCAGTTGCGCGAAGTCACCATTGAGCTGGCGCGCAACCTCTTGGAGAAAAACCCCGTGGTGCTGCGCGCGGCCAAGCATGGCTTCAAGCGCTGCCGCGAACTGACCTGGGAGCAAAACGAGGATTACCTCTACGCCAAGCTGGACCAGTCGCGCTTGCTCGACACTGAAGGTGGTCGCGAGCAGGGCATGAAACAGTTCCTCGACGAGAAGAGCATCAAGCCGGGCCTGCAAGCCTACAAGCGCTGAGACATCCGCGCGGCGGGCGCCATCGTGCGCCCGCGGGCTGTTCGTCCAAGGCCCTCGGCGCTACTGTGAACGTGTTCCCGATAAAGACAAAAAAGAGGAATCACCATGCTGGACGTGCCCCTGTTGATTGGCGGCCAGTCGTGTCCCGCCCGTGACGGCCGGACCTTCGAGCGCTGCAACCCGGTGAGCGGTGAAGTGGTGTCTCGCGTGGCCGCCGCCACGTTGGAAGACGCCGACGCCGCCGTGGCGGCTGCGCAAGCGGCGTTTCCCGCCTGGGCGGCGCTTGCGCCCAACGAACGTCGCACCCGCTTGCTCCGCGCGGCCGAGCAGTTGCAGGCCCGCAGCGGCGAATTCATTGCCGCCGCCGGCGAGACCGGTGCCATGGCCAATTGGTACGGTTTCAACGTGCACCTGGCGGCAAACATGCTGCGCGAAGCAGCCTCCATGACCACCCAGATCAATGGCGAAATTATTCCTTCGGACGTGCCCGGCAGTTTCGCCATGGCCTTGCGTCAGCCCTGCGGCGTGGTGCTGGGCATTGCGCCATGGAACGCCCCGGTGATTCTCGCCACCCGCGCCATTGCCATGCCCTTGGCTTGCGGCAACACCGTGGTGCTCAAGGCCTCGGAAATCAGCCCGGCGGTGCATCGGCTGATCGGCCAGGTGCTGCAAGACGCAGGTTTGGGTGACGGTGTGGTCAACGTCATCTGCAACGCGCCGGCGGATGCGCCGGCCATCGTCGAGCGCCTGATCGCCAACCCGGCGGTGCGCCGGGTCAACTTCACCGGCTCGACTCATGTCGGACGCATCGTTGGCGAACTGTCGGCGCGCCACCTCAAGCCGGCACTGCTGGAACTGGGCGGCAAGGCGCCGCTGCTGGTGCTGGACGACGCCGATCTGGACGCAGCGGTGGAAGCGGCCGCCTTCGGCGCCTACTTCAACCAGGGCCAGATTTGCATGTCCACCGAGCGGCTGATCGTCGACG
The Pseudomonas marvdashtae genome window above contains:
- a CDS encoding p-hydroxycinnamoyl CoA hydratase/lyase, whose translation is MSNYEGRWTTVKVEIEEGIAWVILNRPEKRNAMSPTLNREMIDVLETLEQDPAAGVLVLTGAGEAWTAGMDLKEYFREVDAGPEILQEKIRREASQWQWKLLRMYAKPTIAMVNGWCFGGGFSPLVACDLAICADEATFGLSEINWGIPPGNLVSKAMADTVGHRQSLYYIMTGKTFGGQKAAEMGLVNESVPLAQLREVTIELARNLLEKNPVVLRAAKHGFKRCRELTWEQNEDYLYAKLDQSRLLDTEGGREQGMKQFLDEKSIKPGLQAYKR
- a CDS encoding aldehyde dehydrogenase, which translates into the protein MLDVPLLIGGQSCPARDGRTFERCNPVSGEVVSRVAAATLEDADAAVAAAQAAFPAWAALAPNERRTRLLRAAEQLQARSGEFIAAAGETGAMANWYGFNVHLAANMLREAASMTTQINGEIIPSDVPGSFAMALRQPCGVVLGIAPWNAPVILATRAIAMPLACGNTVVLKASEISPAVHRLIGQVLQDAGLGDGVVNVICNAPADAPAIVERLIANPAVRRVNFTGSTHVGRIVGELSARHLKPALLELGGKAPLLVLDDADLDAAVEAAAFGAYFNQGQICMSTERLIVDARVADAFISRLTAKIATLRAGDPSASDSVLGSLVDASAGQRIKGLIDDALAKGAKLLAGGQLDGSILQPTLLDGVTAEMRLYREESFGPVAVLLRGEGDEELLRLANDSEFGLSAAIFSRDTSRALALAQRIESGICHINGPTVHDEAQMPFGGVKSSGYGSFGGKASIEHFTQLRWVTMQNGPRHYPI